A region of Homo sapiens chromosome 17, GRCh38.p14 Primary Assembly DNA encodes the following proteins:
- the TOM1L1 gene encoding TOM1-like protein 1 isoform X2, with translation MAFGKSHRDPYATSVGHLIEKATFAGVQTEDWGQFMHICDIINTTQDGPKDAVKALKKRISKNYNHKEIQLTLSLIDMCVQNCGPSFQSLIVKKEFVKENLVKLLNPRYNLPLDIQNRILNFIKTWSQGFPGGVDVSEVKEVYLDLVKKGVQFPPSEAEAETARQETAQISSNPPTSVPTAPALSSVIAPKNSTVTLVPEQIGKLHSELDMVKMNVRVMSAILMENTPGSENHEDIELLQKLYKTGREMQERIMDLLVVVENEDVTVELIQVNEDLNNAILGYERFTRNQQRILEQNKNQKEATNTTSEPSAPSQDLLDLSPSPRMPRATLGELNTMNNQLSGLSLPKGPAKTSPQATHMIIAIYEEIDAHQHKGAQNDGD, from the exons ATGGCGTTTGGCAAGAGTCACCGGGATCCCTACGCGACCTCCGTGGGCCACCTCATAG AAAAGGCTACATTTGCTGGAGTTCAGACTGAAGATTGGGGCCAGTTCATGCACATCTGTGACATAATTAACACTACCCAGGATGG GCCAAAAGATGCAGTGAAAGCTTTGAAGAAAAGGATTTCCAAAAACTACAATCATAAAGAAATCCAACTTACCTTGTCA ctTATTGACATGTGTGTGCAGAACTGTGGTCCAAGTTTCCAGTCTCTGATTGTGAAGAAGGAATTTGTTAAAGAGAATTTAGTTAAGCTACTGAATCCCAGATACAACTTGCCATTAGACATTCAGAATAGAATCTTGAATTTCATTAAG ACTTGGTCACAGGGCTTCCCAGGAGGTGTGGATGTAAGCGAAGTCAAAGAAGTATACCTCGACCTGGTTAAGAAAGGCGTTCAGTTTCCTCCCTCAGAAGCAGAGGCTGAAACAGCAAGACAAGAG ACTGCTCAAATCTCATCAAATCCTCCAACATCTGTCCCTACTGCACCAGCTCTTTCTTCTGTAATTGCTCCAAAGAACTCGACTGTTACATTGGTCCCAGAACAG ATTGGAAAACTGCACAGTGAATTGGATATGGTGAAAATGAATGTGCGAGTGATGTCCGCCATATTGATGGAGAATACTCCTGGGTCTGAAAACCATGAAGACATAGAGCTTCTGCAG AAACTCTATAAAACAGGTCGGGAGATGCAGGAGAGGATCATGGACCTGCTTGTGGTGGTGGAGAACGAAGATGTAACTGTTGAGCTAATTCAGGTGAATGAGGATTTGAATAATGCTATCCTTGGATATgagag GTTTACTAGAAACCAACAAAGGATTTTGGAGCAAAATAAGAACCAGAAGGAAGCCACCAAT aCTACCAGTGAGCCTTCTGCCCCATCTCAAGATCTCCTCGACCTAAGTCCCAGTCCCCGGATGCCTAGGGCCACTCTGGGAGAACTCAACACCATGAATAATCAACTTTCAGGCTTAA
- the TOM1L1 gene encoding TOM1-like protein 1 isoform 2 (isoform 2 is encoded by transcript variant 2), translating into MAFGKSHRDPYATSVGHLIEKATFAGVQTEDWGQFMHICDIINTTQDGPKDAVKALKKRISKNYNHKEIQLTLSLIDMCVQNCGPSFQSLIVKKEFVKENLVKLLNPRYNLPLDIQNRILNFIKTWSQGFPGGVDVSEVKEVYLDLVKKGVQFPPSEAEAETARQETAQISSNPPTSVPTAPALSSVIAPKNSTVTLVPEQIGKLHSELDMVKMNVRVMSAILMENTPGSENHEDIELLQKLYKTGREMQERIMDLLVVVENEDVTVELIQVNEDLNNAILGYERFTRNQQRILEQNKNQKEATNTTSEPSAPSQDLLDLSPSPRMPRATLGELNTMNNQLSGLSK; encoded by the exons ATGGCGTTTGGCAAGAGTCACCGGGATCCCTACGCGACCTCCGTGGGCCACCTCATAG AAAAGGCTACATTTGCTGGAGTTCAGACTGAAGATTGGGGCCAGTTCATGCACATCTGTGACATAATTAACACTACCCAGGATGG GCCAAAAGATGCAGTGAAAGCTTTGAAGAAAAGGATTTCCAAAAACTACAATCATAAAGAAATCCAACTTACCTTGTCA ctTATTGACATGTGTGTGCAGAACTGTGGTCCAAGTTTCCAGTCTCTGATTGTGAAGAAGGAATTTGTTAAAGAGAATTTAGTTAAGCTACTGAATCCCAGATACAACTTGCCATTAGACATTCAGAATAGAATCTTGAATTTCATTAAG ACTTGGTCACAGGGCTTCCCAGGAGGTGTGGATGTAAGCGAAGTCAAAGAAGTATACCTCGACCTGGTTAAGAAAGGCGTTCAGTTTCCTCCCTCAGAAGCAGAGGCTGAAACAGCAAGACAAGAG ACTGCTCAAATCTCATCAAATCCTCCAACATCTGTCCCTACTGCACCAGCTCTTTCTTCTGTAATTGCTCCAAAGAACTCGACTGTTACATTGGTCCCAGAACAG ATTGGAAAACTGCACAGTGAATTGGATATGGTGAAAATGAATGTGCGAGTGATGTCCGCCATATTGATGGAGAATACTCCTGGGTCTGAAAACCATGAAGACATAGAGCTTCTGCAG AAACTCTATAAAACAGGTCGGGAGATGCAGGAGAGGATCATGGACCTGCTTGTGGTGGTGGAGAACGAAGATGTAACTGTTGAGCTAATTCAGGTGAATGAGGATTTGAATAATGCTATCCTTGGATATgagag GTTTACTAGAAACCAACAAAGGATTTTGGAGCAAAATAAGAACCAGAAGGAAGCCACCAAT aCTACCAGTGAGCCTTCTGCCCCATCTCAAGATCTCCTCGACCTAAGTCCCAGTCCCCGGATGCCTAGGGCCACTCTGGGAGAACTCAACACCATGAATAATCAACTTTCAGGCTTAAGTAAATAA